One Echinicola strongylocentroti DNA window includes the following coding sequences:
- the glyA gene encoding serine hydroxymethyltransferase, producing MKRDQVIFDLIQKEEDRQKRGIELIASENFTSKQVMEAAGSVLTNKYAEGLPKKRYYGGCEVVDDIEQIAIDRAKELFGATWANVQPHSGAQANAAVFLACLNPGDPILGFDLSHGGHLTHGSPVNFSGKNYKPHFYGVEEETGIIDMDKVAEKAREVNPKLIICGASAYSRDWDYARFREIADEVGALLLADISHPAGLIARGLLNDPLDHCHIVTTTTHKTLRGTRGGLIMMRDDFENPFGVKNPKGELRKMTQLLDSAVFPGMQGGPLEHIIAAKAVAFQEALSDEYMEYILQVKKNASVMAEAFVEKGYKLISGGTDNHLMLIDLRNKDLSGKIAEETLGKVDITINKNMVPFDTRSPFVTSGMRVGTAAITSRGLKEQDMTKIVDLIDRALMSHEDEAALAEIKQEVNDWMVQFPLY from the coding sequence ATGAAAAGAGACCAGGTAATATTTGACCTTATCCAAAAAGAAGAAGACCGTCAAAAGAGAGGCATCGAGTTGATTGCTTCTGAAAACTTCACCAGCAAGCAGGTGATGGAAGCTGCCGGTAGTGTCCTTACCAACAAATATGCAGAGGGACTTCCCAAGAAGCGTTATTATGGAGGTTGTGAAGTAGTGGATGACATCGAGCAGATAGCCATTGACCGTGCCAAGGAGCTTTTTGGAGCTACTTGGGCAAACGTGCAGCCTCACTCGGGTGCCCAAGCCAATGCAGCGGTATTTTTGGCCTGTCTGAATCCTGGTGATCCTATTCTTGGTTTTGACCTTTCCCATGGTGGGCACCTCACCCATGGCTCTCCGGTAAACTTCTCCGGTAAGAACTATAAGCCGCACTTCTATGGAGTGGAGGAAGAAACCGGTATCATCGATATGGACAAAGTGGCCGAGAAGGCCCGTGAGGTAAATCCCAAACTGATCATCTGTGGTGCTTCTGCCTATAGCCGTGACTGGGACTATGCCCGGTTCAGGGAGATTGCCGATGAAGTAGGCGCATTGCTGCTGGCGGATATCTCTCACCCAGCTGGACTGATAGCCCGTGGTCTATTGAATGATCCATTGGATCACTGCCACATCGTGACCACTACCACGCACAAGACACTCAGGGGTACTCGTGGTGGACTCATCATGATGAGGGATGATTTTGAAAATCCATTTGGTGTCAAGAATCCTAAAGGAGAGCTGAGAAAAATGACCCAGCTATTGGATTCTGCAGTATTCCCAGGCATGCAGGGCGGTCCTTTGGAGCACATCATTGCCGCTAAGGCGGTGGCTTTCCAAGAGGCCCTTTCAGACGAATACATGGAGTACATCCTACAAGTAAAGAAAAATGCTTCCGTGATGGCCGAGGCCTTCGTGGAAAAAGGTTATAAGCTGATTTCTGGTGGCACAGACAATCACCTGATGCTGATCGACCTGCGCAACAAGGACCTTTCCGGTAAAATCGCCGAGGAGACCTTGGGCAAAGTGGACATCACCATCAATAAAAACATGGTGCCTTTCGATACCCGTTCGCCATTTGTGACGTCCGGGATGCGTGTGGGTACCGCCGCCATTACCTCCCGTGGCCTGAAAGAACAAGACATGACCAAGATCGTGGACTTGATCGACAGGGCACTGATGAGCCATGAAGACGAGGCTGCCCTTGCTGAGATCAAGCAGGAAGTCAACGATTGGATGGTTCAATTTCCATTGTATTAA
- the tatC gene encoding twin-arginine translocase subunit TatC, with translation MALDQYREEEEEDGMSFLDHLEQLRWHLVRSIAAVLIFSVLAFLSKSFVFGQVILGPSKVDFFTYRMLCKVSDALGIPALCIQELPFILQSRQMTGQFSMHMTSSLVVGLIVAFPYVFWEVWRFISPGLYSKERNAARGAVFFVSLLFFMGAAFGYYILSPLSINFLSHYRLDPSIANEFDITSYISTLVMLVLASAVMFQLPVVIYFLSMSGLVSAAMLKSYRRHAVVTILVLSAVITPPDVISQLLIAMPILVLYEAGIMIAKRLERRRREERAAEDY, from the coding sequence GTGGCATTAGATCAATATCGGGAAGAAGAGGAAGAAGACGGCATGTCCTTTTTGGACCATCTGGAGCAACTGCGTTGGCATTTGGTCCGGTCAATAGCTGCCGTGCTGATTTTCTCCGTACTGGCCTTCCTTTCTAAGAGTTTTGTTTTTGGACAGGTGATTTTGGGACCATCCAAGGTGGATTTTTTCACCTACAGGATGCTCTGCAAAGTTTCCGATGCGCTGGGCATTCCGGCGCTGTGTATCCAAGAGCTCCCCTTTATCCTGCAAAGTAGGCAGATGACGGGGCAGTTTTCCATGCACATGACCTCCAGTTTGGTGGTGGGCTTGATCGTGGCTTTCCCTTATGTGTTTTGGGAAGTGTGGCGATTTATCAGCCCAGGGCTCTATTCCAAAGAAAGAAATGCTGCTCGGGGAGCAGTGTTCTTTGTGAGCTTGCTGTTCTTTATGGGGGCTGCTTTTGGATATTATATCCTGTCGCCACTGTCCATTAATTTCCTGTCACATTATCGACTGGATCCTTCCATTGCCAATGAATTTGATATCACTTCGTATATCTCCACCTTGGTGATGTTGGTATTGGCTTCAGCGGTGATGTTCCAGCTTCCGGTGGTGATTTACTTCCTGTCCATGTCGGGACTGGTAAGTGCCGCCATGCTGAAATCCTACAGAAGACATGCCGTGGTCACCATTCTGGTACTATCGGCGGTGATCACTCCGCCAGATGTAATCAGTCAGCTGTTGATCGCCATGCCGATATTGGTGCTGTATGAAGCGGGAATTATGATCGCCAAGCGACTGGAGCGACGACGACGGGAAGAACGAGCAGCAGAAGACTATTAA